ATCGATGAAACCCGGGATGCGCGTGATCGGCGTGCAACCCGAAGGATCCACCACCCTAGCCGAGAGCCTGAAGAAAGGCGCCATCATCGAAAGGGCGAGCGTCAACACCATCGCCGACGGTCTAGGAGCCCGCAAGGTCGGCAAGATCCCGTTCGAGATCATGCGTGAACTCGTCGACGAGGCCCCCATCGTCTCCGACCAGGAGATAAGCTATGCGATCCTCATGTTGCTCGAACGCGCGAAGGTGGTGGCGGAGGGTGCCGCCGCCGCGGGACTTGCCGCGTGCCTTTCCGGCAAGGTCGACGTGAAGGGTCGCAAAGTCGCGTGCATCGTTTCGGGCGGGAACATCGACATCAACCTACTCGACCAGATAATCAACATGGGCCTCATCATGGAGGGGCGCATCTTCCGCTTCTCCGTCATCATCCCGGACAAGCCGGGAAGCCTCCGCCAACTCATCGCGGTCATCGCGGAGGAGCGGGCGAACATCCGCACGGTGAACCACGATAGGCACAGGGCCGGCATCACCATCACGGACGCGGAAGTCTCCTTCGAGCTTGAGACGCGCGGCGCCGACCACATCGAGAGATTGGCGGACCGGCTGAAGAAAGAGGGCTACGAGATCAGGATAAGAAACTAACGGGGCGTCCCCGGCACAAAAGCGCCTTTTGGGCCGCCATCGGTCACGGACTTTCGCATCGACCGGTCGTGGACGAATCCGAGGACAAGTCCGGAGACGACGGTCGTCCCGAGCATCACGGCCCACATCTTGCCTGCCCTGAAGTTCGCGGCTATGGGATAGATGTTGTGACCGAGCGAGAACGCGAATATGAGGGCCGCGACCCCGGTCGCGATCGTCGCCCGCTTGTTTCGCGTCAGGATCCAACCTGCCAGGAGTCCGGGAGGAAGCGCCAGAACCACCGGGGCCACGAGCGGCACGGGGTCGATCTTGGAAAAATCGCTCGTCGAGAGGAGCTGCCCGATGTCCGGAGGGAAAAACATCCCGTAGATCTGTATCGGGACGAACGTGGCAAGAAGCACCAGCGAGAACACGACAGCCGGGAGATTGAGTGGTCCAAGTCCCCCTCGCGAATGGACCTCGTAGTACGCCCAGCCGATCACGGCCCCGACGATTGGGCCAAACAGAAAACCTGTGGCTAGCGGATTCCAGGTGGGAGCGAGGACGAAGTAGTGGGCGATGCCGAAGAAGAGGATGCCGATGGTGCCGGCGACGGCACCTGCCAGCACCGAGTTACGAAATGTATCCCCCATGCGGGCGGATTCGTCTTCCCGCACTAATCCTTGTAGAACCCTTCCCCGCTCTTCTTTCCGAGCTTTCCCTCGCGGACCAAGCGCTTCAAGATCTCCGGCGGCGCGTACCTGTCGTTCTTGAACCTCTGGTGTAGGTTCACCGCGATCGCGAGCCTCACGTCAAGCCCGACGAGGTCGCTGAGTTCGAGCGGGCCCATCGGGTGGTTGTAGCCGAGCCGCATCGCCTTGTCGATGTCGGCGGCCGACGCAACACCCTCTTCGAGCATGCGCATCGCTTCGAGCCCGATGACGACGCCGAGACGCGAAGTGGCGAATCCCGGCGAGTCCTTCACGATTATCGCGTCCTTGCCTAGGCTACCGGCGAACTCGACGGCTAAAGAGATCGTCTCCTTCGAGGTCTTCGCCCCGTACACCACCTCGACGAGCTTCATCGCCCGCACGGGGTTGAAGAAGTGGATGCCGACGAAGCGGTCGGGGCGCGAGACGCCGGTCGCGAGTTCGTTGATGCTAAGGCTACTCGTGTTCGTGCCGAGCATCGCGTGCGGTTGGAGGAACGGCGCCATCTCGCGGTACGTCGAATGCTTCAACGGAACGTCCTCGGGCACGGCCTCGATGACGAGGTCGGCCTGTCTCGCCGCCTCCTCAAGCGATAGCGTCGGCGTCATGTTGCAAGTCACGCGCTTGCGGTCCTCGTCGGTGATCTTTCCAAGTAGGACCCCCTTGTCGAGGTCCGCCTTCACGGCCGCGAGGCCGCGGTCAAGAAACTCCTGCTTCACGTCCCGTATGAGGACAGCGTAACCCGACTGGGCCGCGACGTGCGCGATGCCGCGCCCCATCGTGCCGGCGCCGAGGACCGCGACTATCCTGATCTTGTCCTGCACGCGTGCTCACTCCCGCGAGTACGCCGCGAGTGCTGCTTCCATGATGCGTGTCAGGAAATAGTAGGTCTCGGGGACTTGCATGAAAGTCGCTGCGTCCTTGAGGCGTTGCAGTTCCCTGACATAGGAGTCATAGGCCGTGAGCCCGGTAGGATCGAGGGAATCCACGCGGTCCACCTTCCTGCCGAGGCGCCGAAGCCCCTCGACGGATCCCTCGAGGTAGGCCGGATACGACGGCGTGCAGAAGTGCATCAG
The DNA window shown above is from Euryarchaeota archaeon and carries:
- a CDS encoding threonine ammonia-lyase, with protein sequence MNPVSLKDIEVAEGRIRKVVHHTPLTRSATLSKITGAEFYLKLENQQRTGSFKIRGAFNKLQSMSEAERKRGVVAASAGNHAQGVALAATMSGAKSTIFMPRDATVAKAEATRNYGADVVLTGKDYAEAFEASQRFAAETGAVVVHAFDDPAIIAGQGTIGLEILRDNPDIDTLICGVGGGGLISGVATTMKSMKPGMRVIGVQPEGSTTLAESLKKGAIIERASVNTIADGLGARKVGKIPFEIMRELVDEAPIVSDQEISYAILMLLERAKVVAEGAAAAGLAACLSGKVDVKGRKVACIVSGGNIDINLLDQIINMGLIMEGRIFRFSVIIPDKPGSLRQLIAVIAEERANIRTVNHDRHRAGITITDAEVSFELETRGADHIERLADRLKKEGYEIRIRN
- a CDS encoding 3-hydroxyacyl-CoA dehydrogenase family protein — its product is MRIVAVLGAGTMGRGIAHVAAQSGYAVLIRDVKQEFLDRGLAAVKADLDKGVLLGKITDEDRKRVTCNMTPTLSLEEAARQADLVIEAVPEDVPLKHSTYREMAPFLQPHAMLGTNTSSLSINELATGVSRPDRFVGIHFFNPVRAMKLVEVVYGAKTSKETISLAVEFAGSLGKDAIIVKDSPGFATSRLGVVIGLEAMRMLEEGVASAADIDKAMRLGYNHPMGPLELSDLVGLDVRLAIAVNLHQRFKNDRYAPPEILKRLVREGKLGKKSGEGFYKD